In Candidatus Desulforudis audaxviator MP104C, a genomic segment contains:
- the argR gene encoding arginine repressor — MKARRQRKIIEIIHRQVIATQAELAQVLRKAGFAVTQATVSRDVKELGLLKASDGQTVRYLPPGEQPVAAAEERMVRLFRDYVWEVNANESLVIVKTLPGAAQGVASALDYARWPEILGTVAGDDTIFVAVKSQRDVGGIRERLAGLLEG, encoded by the coding sequence GTGAAGGCGAGACGCCAACGTAAAATCATTGAAATTATTCACCGGCAGGTGATAGCCACCCAGGCGGAACTGGCGCAGGTGCTGCGCAAGGCCGGTTTTGCAGTCACCCAGGCCACGGTCTCCCGGGACGTAAAGGAACTGGGCCTCCTGAAGGCTTCCGACGGTCAGACGGTGCGGTACCTGCCCCCGGGGGAACAGCCGGTGGCCGCTGCCGAGGAGCGGATGGTGCGCCTGTTTCGGGATTACGTGTGGGAAGTTAACGCCAATGAGAGCCTCGTGATCGTCAAGACCCTCCCGGGGGCGGCCCAGGGGGTGGCCTCCGCGCTCGACTACGCGCGGTGGCCTGAGATTCTCGGCACCGTGGCCGGTGATGATACGATTTTTGTTGCCGTGAAGTCGCAGCGGGATGTCGGCGGCATCAGGGAGCGCCTGGCCGGTTTGCTGGAGGGGTGA
- a CDS encoding NAD(+)/NADH kinase has product MKNIALVINRLIPRSRIEPVVDQIAARCAGCDMTAVYVENESGEWKGLAEARRLGIDLVITLGGDGTVLAGSRMFADLGVPIMGVRLGRLGFLSEVEPAGVAAALEDLANGRFFTENRLMLESRLLRHGEILHRGFCLNDVVLSRGATLRAIELEFEIDGEPVARYAGDGLIVSTPTGSTAYSLSAGGPILAPDLGAVLVTPLCPHSLWIRPLVVGPESRIRVYLTRPAVKPEVVLDGQESWTIREGDVLQVRRSEYPCRLVRFEPKSCYQLVRRKFQGENAR; this is encoded by the coding sequence TTGAAAAACATCGCCCTGGTGATTAACCGGCTGATCCCCCGCTCCCGGATAGAGCCCGTGGTTGATCAGATCGCCGCGCGGTGTGCCGGATGTGATATGACCGCGGTGTACGTGGAGAACGAGTCCGGTGAATGGAAGGGGTTGGCCGAGGCCCGGCGCTTGGGGATCGACCTGGTGATCACCCTCGGCGGGGACGGCACTGTTTTGGCCGGTAGCAGGATGTTCGCCGACCTGGGGGTGCCGATAATGGGCGTGCGCTTGGGCAGGCTCGGGTTCTTGAGCGAGGTGGAGCCGGCCGGGGTGGCCGCGGCGCTGGAGGACCTGGCAAATGGGCGGTTTTTCACCGAGAACCGGCTGATGCTCGAGTCCCGGTTGCTCCGGCACGGTGAGATCCTGCACCGCGGATTCTGCCTGAACGATGTTGTGCTGTCCCGGGGTGCGACCCTGCGAGCGATCGAGTTGGAGTTTGAAATTGACGGTGAGCCGGTAGCCCGGTATGCGGGCGACGGGCTGATCGTCTCCACGCCTACGGGTTCCACCGCTTATTCACTGTCGGCTGGGGGACCCATACTGGCCCCGGACCTCGGGGCTGTCCTGGTCACTCCGCTTTGCCCGCACAGTCTCTGGATCCGCCCGTTGGTGGTGGGTCCAGAAAGCAGGATCCGGGTGTACCTGACGCGTCCGGCCGTAAAGCCTGAGGTGGTCCTGGACGGGCAAGAAAGCTGGACGATCCGGGAAGGAGACGTTTTGCAGGTCCGGCGGTCGGAGTACCCCTGCCGTTTGGTAAGGTTCGAGCCGAAAAGCTGCTATCAACTCGTGCGCCGCAAATTTCAAGGGGAAAACGCCCGGTGA
- the gatC gene encoding Asp-tRNA(Asn)/Glu-tRNA(Gln) amidotransferase subunit GatC, whose amino-acid sequence MLTKSEVEHVALLARLDLSEEEIELYTTQLAKILEYAAVLDQLDTSEVPPTAHVLPLQNVFREDLVGEHLAPEDVLANAPEKEEGFFKVPRIF is encoded by the coding sequence ATGTTGACGAAATCCGAAGTGGAACATGTGGCTTTGCTTGCCAGGCTTGACCTGAGCGAAGAGGAGATTGAACTCTACACCACGCAGTTGGCCAAAATTCTGGAATACGCGGCGGTCTTGGACCAACTGGATACCTCAGAAGTGCCTCCGACTGCCCACGTACTGCCCTTACAGAACGTTTTTCGGGAGGATCTGGTCGGCGAGCACCTGGCACCCGAGGATGTGCTTGCGAACGCTCCCGAGAAAGAGGAAGGGTTTTTCAAGGTTCCCCGGATTTTCTAA
- a CDS encoding isocitrate/isopropylmalate dehydrogenase family protein, producing MTHTVTFIPGDGVGPEIMAVARHVLEASGASLAWEEVRAGEAVIPEFGTPLPQEVLDSIRKNRVALKGPLTTPVGRGFRSVNVTLRQELELYANVRPARSLPGIRSRYENVDLIVVRENTEDLYAGIEHWCGRDAAESIKLITRPASERIVRFAFELARRERRRKVTAVHKANIMKFTDGLFLECARKVAEGYPDVTYEEWIVDAMAMKLVQAPENFDVLVMPNLYGDILSDLCAGLVGGLGVAPGANIGEKAAVFEPVHGSAPKYTGQNKVNPLAAVLSGVMLLRHLGEAEAAERVMRGVLAVLEQGDTLTYDLGGTAGTDEMGAAIIRAMAKTS from the coding sequence TTGACGCACACCGTAACCTTTATTCCCGGGGACGGGGTCGGTCCTGAGATCATGGCGGTGGCCCGGCATGTACTGGAGGCGTCCGGTGCGTCCCTGGCATGGGAAGAAGTGCGGGCGGGCGAGGCGGTGATTCCCGAGTTCGGCACGCCTCTGCCGCAGGAGGTTCTGGATTCCATCCGCAAAAACCGGGTGGCGCTGAAAGGGCCGCTGACCACGCCGGTAGGGCGAGGGTTCCGCAGTGTAAACGTCACTTTGCGTCAGGAACTGGAGCTCTACGCGAACGTCCGGCCGGCCCGGTCCCTGCCGGGAATCCGATCCCGTTACGAAAACGTTGACCTGATCGTGGTCCGGGAAAACACCGAGGACCTCTACGCGGGCATCGAGCACTGGTGCGGCCGGGATGCGGCCGAGAGCATCAAGCTGATTACCCGGCCGGCCTCGGAGCGTATCGTCCGCTTCGCCTTCGAACTGGCCCGGCGTGAGCGGCGCCGGAAGGTCACCGCCGTGCACAAGGCCAACATTATGAAGTTCACCGACGGGCTCTTCCTGGAGTGCGCCCGCAAGGTCGCGGAAGGTTACCCCGACGTGACCTACGAAGAATGGATTGTGGACGCAATGGCCATGAAGCTGGTTCAAGCGCCAGAAAACTTCGACGTGCTGGTCATGCCGAACCTGTACGGAGACATCCTTTCCGATTTGTGTGCTGGTCTGGTGGGGGGCCTGGGTGTGGCTCCGGGCGCCAACATCGGCGAAAAGGCAGCCGTTTTCGAACCGGTCCACGGGAGCGCCCCCAAGTATACCGGCCAGAACAAGGTCAATCCGCTGGCCGCCGTTCTTTCGGGCGTGATGCTGCTGCGTCATTTAGGTGAAGCCGAGGCGGCCGAACGGGTCATGCGCGGCGTGCTTGCGGTCTTGGAACAGGGGGACACCCTCACCTACGATCTGGGGGGTACGGCGGGTACTGACGAGATGGGTGCGGCCATCATCCGCGCCATGGCAAAGACGTCCTGA
- the gatA gene encoding Asp-tRNA(Asn)/Glu-tRNA(Gln) amidotransferase subunit GatA, which translates to MRLYDLTAHRLRELLLGREVSAAELCRSVLNRIDEVEGRVKAYVTLDREGALRQAAAVDRELQNGRELPPLAGIPFAIKDNICLRGLPATCSSKILHNWVPPYDATVVEKLKDQQTVILGKTNMDEFAMGSSTEHSAFFTTRNPWDPKRVPGGSSGGSAAAVAAGSAICALGSDTGGSIRQPASFCGVVGMKPTYGLVSRYGLVAFASSLDQIGPLTRDVTDCALVMNAICGHDHRDSTSVPKEVPDFTSFLVDDVKGMRIGLPREYFPAELDDGVRRIVMEAVSVFEERGAYVEETSLPHTEYALPVYYLIAPAEASSNLARYDGVRYGYRAPECEDVLDMFRVSRSRGFGAEVKRRIMLGTYALSAGYYDAYYLKALKVRTLIRRDFEEAFEKFDVLLSPTAPETAFIIGAKTEDPIRMYLSDIFTLAVNLAGLPGMSVPAGFVAGLPVGIQFIGKPFAEGTLLRMGYAFQQSTDHHRQRPPETPGGEIS; encoded by the coding sequence GTGAGACTCTATGATTTGACGGCCCACAGGCTTCGAGAACTGTTGTTGGGGCGGGAGGTCTCAGCGGCTGAACTCTGCCGGTCGGTGCTGAACCGGATCGACGAGGTGGAAGGGCGGGTCAAGGCGTACGTTACCCTGGACCGTGAGGGGGCCTTGCGGCAGGCGGCCGCGGTGGACCGTGAGTTGCAAAACGGCCGGGAATTACCGCCTTTAGCCGGAATTCCGTTCGCCATCAAGGATAACATATGCCTGCGGGGCCTTCCGGCCACCTGCTCGTCAAAGATTTTGCACAATTGGGTGCCTCCATACGACGCCACCGTGGTCGAAAAGCTGAAAGACCAACAGACGGTGATCCTCGGTAAAACCAATATGGATGAGTTCGCCATGGGCTCTTCAACGGAGCATTCGGCTTTCTTCACCACGCGCAACCCCTGGGACCCGAAACGGGTGCCGGGCGGTTCGAGCGGGGGGTCGGCGGCGGCGGTGGCCGCCGGCAGCGCAATCTGCGCGCTGGGCTCCGATACCGGCGGTTCGATCCGCCAACCGGCCTCGTTCTGCGGGGTGGTGGGAATGAAACCCACCTACGGGCTGGTTTCCCGCTACGGGCTGGTGGCCTTTGCCTCCTCCCTGGACCAGATCGGGCCTTTGACCAGGGACGTGACCGATTGCGCCCTGGTCATGAACGCGATCTGCGGCCATGATCATCGGGATTCCACATCCGTTCCGAAAGAGGTGCCGGACTTCACCTCGTTCCTGGTCGATGACGTCAAGGGAATGCGCATCGGTCTTCCCCGGGAGTACTTTCCCGCCGAGCTGGATGACGGAGTGCGACGGATCGTGATGGAGGCCGTGTCGGTGTTTGAAGAACGTGGGGCGTACGTCGAGGAAACCAGCCTGCCGCATACCGAGTATGCCCTGCCGGTGTACTACCTGATCGCCCCCGCCGAGGCCAGTTCCAACCTCGCGCGCTACGACGGGGTCCGATACGGGTACCGAGCCCCGGAGTGCGAAGACGTGTTGGATATGTTCCGGGTGAGCAGGAGCAGGGGGTTCGGGGCGGAAGTAAAACGCCGGATAATGCTCGGCACCTACGCACTTTCGGCCGGCTATTATGATGCATACTACCTGAAGGCCCTAAAAGTGCGGACTTTGATCCGCCGGGACTTCGAGGAAGCCTTCGAGAAGTTTGACGTGCTGCTTTCGCCGACCGCTCCGGAAACAGCGTTTATCATTGGGGCCAAGACCGAAGATCCCATCCGGATGTACCTGTCCGACATATTCACTCTGGCGGTGAACCTCGCCGGTTTGCCGGGGATGTCGGTACCTGCTGGTTTCGTGGCGGGATTGCCGGTCGGGATTCAATTCATCGGCAAGCCGTTCGCGGAAGGCACCTTGCTCCGCATGGGCTACGCCTTCCAGCAGAGCACCGATCACCACCGGCAGCGGCCTCCGGAAACCCCAGGGGGTGAAATCTCTTGA
- a CDS encoding 3-isopropylmalate dehydratase large subunit, whose product MGLNIIEKILSRKSGRAVRVGDIVVAEVDFVMGQDGTSPLAINAFRAMGGKALFDPAKVALVIDHSAPSPSEGVSNLHKFMRNFARETGCHLYDVGDGVCHQLMLESGAVGPGSLVVGADSHTCTYGALNAFATGVGSTDLAAALISGRMWFKVPPTLKFVCHGILPPGVYSKDLILFLIGQVTADGATYMSVEFSGEAVRALSMEARFTISNMAVEMGAKAGLMEADERTAEWVARYSRRTFEPAAPDPDAVYERILEFDVSGLEPQVARPHRVDNVAPLSEVAGLPVDEAVLGTCTNGRLEDLRIAAALVRRYRVSPRVRFIVAPASRHVYLQALRDGTLETLVQAGAAVVTPGCGPCVGTHNGVPADGERVISTANRNFKGRMGNRNAEIYLASPAAVAAAALTGEITDPREFLK is encoded by the coding sequence ATGGGTCTGAACATCATTGAGAAAATACTATCCCGTAAGAGCGGACGCGCAGTGCGTGTCGGGGACATTGTGGTGGCCGAAGTTGATTTCGTGATGGGCCAGGACGGTACTTCGCCCCTGGCCATCAACGCGTTCCGCGCGATGGGGGGGAAGGCCCTGTTCGACCCGGCGAAGGTGGCGCTGGTGATCGACCACAGCGCGCCCAGCCCCTCCGAAGGTGTCTCCAACCTGCATAAATTCATGCGGAACTTCGCCCGGGAAACCGGGTGCCACCTGTACGACGTAGGTGACGGGGTGTGCCACCAATTGATGCTGGAATCGGGAGCGGTCGGGCCGGGTTCCTTAGTCGTTGGCGCCGACTCGCATACCTGCACCTACGGAGCGTTGAACGCCTTCGCCACCGGGGTGGGGTCGACCGATCTCGCCGCCGCCCTGATCTCCGGCCGGATGTGGTTCAAGGTGCCGCCCACGCTGAAGTTCGTTTGCCACGGGATACTGCCTCCCGGAGTGTACAGCAAGGACCTGATCCTATTTCTGATCGGACAGGTCACCGCCGACGGGGCCACCTACATGTCGGTCGAGTTCAGCGGAGAGGCGGTCCGGGCACTGTCGATGGAGGCCCGGTTCACCATCTCGAACATGGCCGTGGAGATGGGCGCGAAGGCGGGGCTGATGGAGGCGGATGAGCGGACGGCCGAATGGGTAGCCCGGTACAGCCGGCGCACGTTCGAGCCGGCCGCACCCGATCCGGATGCGGTTTACGAACGAATACTGGAGTTTGACGTGTCCGGGTTGGAGCCGCAAGTCGCCCGGCCCCACCGGGTGGACAACGTGGCTCCGCTCAGTGAGGTGGCCGGCTTGCCGGTGGACGAGGCCGTTCTGGGGACCTGCACGAACGGGCGTCTGGAGGACTTGCGGATCGCCGCGGCTCTCGTCAGGAGGTACCGGGTGTCCCCGAGGGTGCGTTTCATTGTGGCGCCCGCCTCGCGGCACGTGTACCTGCAGGCGCTGCGGGACGGCACCCTGGAGACGCTGGTGCAGGCCGGGGCCGCGGTGGTCACTCCGGGCTGCGGCCCGTGTGTGGGTACACACAACGGCGTGCCCGCCGATGGCGAACGGGTGATCTCGACCGCCAACCGGAACTTCAAAGGCCGCATGGGGAACCGGAACGCGGAGATTTACCTGGCTTCACCAGCGGCGGTGGCCGCGGCGGCCCTGACCGGTGAGATCACCGACCCCAGAGAATTCTTGAAGTAG
- the gatB gene encoding Asp-tRNA(Asn)/Glu-tRNA(Gln) amidotransferase subunit GatB, whose product MNKYEAVIGLEVHVELQTDSKIFCPSSTEFGSRHNSQVCPVCLGLPGTLPVLNRKVVEYGIRVALALNCSIARFSKFDRKNYFYPDLPKNYQISQYDLPLAYEGHLDYETDDGTTHRCGIARIHMEEDAGKLIHREGSENEPPYSLVDYNRTGVPLLEIVSAPDIRSAEEARAYLNELKTVIQYTGVSDCKMEEGSLRCDANVSVRPRGEETLGTKTEIKNLNSFRAVQRALAYEIERQIGRLETGQQIVQETRSWDEEKGVTVPMRSKEEAHDYRYFPEPDLVPLVISPSWVDDVRRKLPELPQAKRDRYLKEYQLPAYDTRVLTGSPSLAGYFEECVRLYPEPKAVANWVMGDLSRLLNAAPVAIEDCRVRPAGLCALLRLIDDGTISGKIAKAVLEEMFITGKDPRTIIAEKGLVQITDTDALETVVDEVIAGHPDTVRDYRNGKTRALGFLVGQVMKSTGGRANPNLVNDLLKKRLD is encoded by the coding sequence TTGAACAAGTACGAAGCGGTGATCGGTCTAGAGGTACACGTTGAACTGCAGACCGATTCCAAGATATTCTGCCCATCGAGCACCGAATTCGGCAGCCGGCACAACTCGCAGGTGTGTCCGGTGTGCCTTGGGCTGCCCGGAACCCTGCCGGTGTTGAACCGCAAGGTCGTGGAGTACGGCATTCGGGTGGCGCTGGCCCTGAACTGTTCGATCGCCCGTTTCAGCAAGTTCGATCGCAAGAACTACTTCTACCCGGATCTGCCCAAGAACTACCAGATCTCGCAGTACGACCTACCCCTGGCCTACGAGGGCCACCTGGATTACGAAACCGACGACGGTACCACACACCGGTGCGGCATCGCCAGGATTCATATGGAGGAGGACGCCGGGAAGCTGATTCACCGGGAAGGGTCGGAGAACGAGCCCCCGTACTCACTGGTCGACTATAACCGGACCGGCGTACCCTTGCTGGAGATCGTTTCGGCCCCGGACATCCGTTCGGCGGAGGAAGCCCGGGCCTACCTGAATGAACTCAAGACGGTCATTCAGTACACCGGGGTTTCGGACTGCAAGATGGAAGAAGGGTCGCTGCGGTGCGACGCTAACGTGTCGGTACGCCCGCGGGGTGAGGAAACCCTGGGCACCAAGACCGAAATCAAGAACCTGAACTCCTTCCGGGCGGTGCAGAGGGCCCTGGCCTACGAGATTGAGCGCCAGATCGGACGCCTGGAAACCGGGCAGCAGATCGTGCAGGAAACGCGGTCCTGGGATGAGGAAAAAGGCGTGACCGTGCCCATGCGCAGTAAAGAGGAAGCACATGACTACCGCTATTTCCCCGAGCCCGACCTGGTGCCCCTGGTGATCAGCCCCTCCTGGGTGGATGACGTCCGACGCAAATTGCCGGAGTTGCCCCAGGCGAAGCGAGACCGCTACCTGAAGGAATATCAACTGCCGGCCTACGACACTCGGGTGCTCACCGGTTCCCCGAGCCTAGCCGGCTACTTTGAAGAGTGTGTCCGCCTTTATCCCGAACCGAAGGCGGTGGCGAATTGGGTGATGGGGGATTTGAGCCGCCTGCTGAATGCCGCCCCGGTGGCAATCGAGGACTGCCGGGTGCGGCCCGCCGGCCTTTGCGCCCTGCTGCGCCTGATCGACGACGGCACGATCAGCGGCAAGATCGCCAAAGCGGTCCTGGAGGAGATGTTCATCACCGGGAAAGATCCCCGGACCATAATCGCGGAAAAGGGGCTGGTGCAGATCACCGACACCGACGCCCTGGAAACGGTGGTTGACGAGGTGATCGCTGGACATCCGGACACCGTCCGGGACTACCGTAACGGAAAAACCAGGGCGCTGGGTTTCCTGGTGGGTCAGGTCATGAAATCGACCGGGGGACGGGCCAACCCCAACCTGGTCAACGACCTCCTGAAGAAGAGACTGGATTGA
- the recN gene encoding DNA repair protein RecN, with translation MIERLVVRNFVLIDHLEVEFGPGLNVLTGETGTGKSLLIDALEVVLGRRASPDYVRAGADRAYLEVVFGLQGGNPVLGELENAGMEAEEGLLILSRELFGNGRNVYRIGGRTVPLSIFREIGRHLVDFHGQGEQQSLLRESRHGELLDRVGGPELRSAVERLEHLFRDWAEARRVLEQYRHDAMERARRLDVLSLQVQEIDRAGLEPEEEESLREERGFLVNAEQIAHLAGESYQVLYGAEDHGPAAVVQIGRALENLRALSRICQEARDAVPILESVLNQVQETARDLLALRERARFDPGRLDRVEARLALIEGLKRKYGATLDDILRFRETAAAERDRLLGSEEEIAGLEKRIATLSAEWEALAAEVSAGRRKTAAALEEGVTLELRELEFANLEFRVDFQPLDGPNARGREQAVFLFSANPGEPLKSLARIASGGELSRIMLALKKLLAEVDETPTLIFDEVDAGVGGRAMQAVAEKLSAVGRKHQVICVTHAPQIACHANRHLQIGKETAGGTTRTVVRELDEEERLEELARMLAGGREITDAARKHAFEMRKSVTDSRSRGLRESDN, from the coding sequence GTGATTGAAAGGCTGGTCGTACGAAACTTTGTCTTAATTGACCACCTGGAAGTCGAATTTGGGCCGGGACTTAATGTGCTTACCGGGGAGACCGGCACGGGAAAGTCCCTGCTGATCGATGCCCTGGAGGTGGTTCTGGGGCGGCGGGCATCACCGGACTATGTGCGCGCCGGGGCCGACCGGGCCTACCTGGAGGTAGTATTCGGCCTTCAGGGCGGGAATCCGGTCCTCGGCGAACTGGAGAACGCGGGCATGGAGGCGGAGGAGGGTCTCTTGATCCTCAGCCGGGAATTGTTCGGCAACGGGCGGAATGTCTACCGGATCGGCGGCCGCACCGTGCCGCTGTCAATTTTCCGGGAGATCGGCCGGCACCTCGTGGATTTCCACGGGCAGGGTGAACAGCAGTCTCTGCTCCGGGAGAGTCGTCACGGCGAATTGCTGGACCGGGTGGGCGGCCCCGAACTCAGATCGGCAGTGGAGCGTCTGGAACATCTCTTCCGGGACTGGGCTGAAGCCCGGCGGGTGCTGGAGCAATACCGCCACGACGCGATGGAGCGGGCCCGGCGCCTGGACGTACTGAGCCTGCAGGTTCAGGAGATAGACCGTGCCGGCCTGGAGCCGGAAGAAGAGGAAAGCCTCCGGGAGGAGCGGGGCTTTCTCGTGAACGCCGAACAGATCGCCCACCTGGCGGGTGAGAGCTACCAGGTGCTGTACGGGGCGGAAGATCACGGGCCGGCCGCCGTGGTCCAGATCGGGCGGGCACTGGAGAACCTGCGCGCTTTGAGCCGGATATGCCAGGAGGCGCGGGACGCCGTGCCCATTCTGGAATCGGTCTTAAACCAGGTGCAGGAAACTGCTCGGGATCTCCTGGCGCTCCGGGAGCGGGCGCGGTTTGACCCCGGACGGCTGGACAGGGTTGAAGCGCGGTTGGCGCTGATCGAGGGGCTCAAGCGTAAGTACGGGGCGACGCTGGACGATATACTCCGCTTCCGAGAGACGGCGGCCGCGGAACGTGACCGCCTGCTCGGAAGCGAAGAGGAGATTGCGGGCTTGGAAAAGCGCATCGCCACTTTAAGTGCCGAATGGGAGGCGTTAGCGGCCGAGGTTTCGGCGGGTCGCCGCAAAACGGCTGCGGCGTTGGAGGAGGGTGTAACCCTCGAACTCCGGGAACTGGAGTTTGCGAATCTCGAGTTCCGGGTGGACTTCCAGCCCCTTGACGGGCCGAATGCTCGCGGGCGGGAGCAGGCGGTGTTTTTGTTTTCCGCGAATCCCGGAGAGCCGCTGAAGTCCCTGGCCCGAATTGCATCCGGCGGCGAGCTTTCCCGGATAATGCTGGCCCTAAAGAAACTCCTGGCCGAGGTGGACGAAACGCCCACGCTGATTTTTGACGAGGTGGACGCCGGAGTCGGTGGGCGGGCGATGCAAGCGGTAGCCGAAAAGCTGTCGGCGGTCGGCCGGAAACACCAGGTCATCTGCGTGACGCATGCGCCGCAGATCGCCTGTCACGCTAACCGGCACCTGCAGATCGGAAAGGAGACGGCCGGGGGAACGACCCGGACGGTTGTCCGGGAGTTGGATGAAGAAGAGCGCCTGGAAGAGTTGGCCCGGATGCTCGCTGGCGGCCGCGAGATTACCGACGCGGCCCGGAAGCACGCCTTTGAGATGCGTAAATCCGTCACCGATTCACGTTCACGTGGGCTTCGGGAGTCCGATAACTGA
- a CDS encoding 3-isopropylmalate dehydratase small subunit — MLLSGKAHKFGDDVNTDYIISGKYKFKTLDMAELARHVMEDLDPDFHRKITAGDFIVAGRNFGCGSSREQAPLAIKHAGISAVVARSFARIFYRNAINTGLPVIECDTRAIEPGDELEVDLGAGILRNRTRDIEIKITPLPRVMLKILNDGGLAAHFRKYGGFNLE; from the coding sequence ATGCTGCTCTCGGGTAAAGCGCATAAATTTGGTGATGATGTAAACACGGACTATATCATTTCGGGCAAGTACAAGTTTAAGACCCTGGACATGGCTGAGTTGGCCCGCCACGTAATGGAGGACCTGGACCCCGACTTCCACCGGAAGATCACGGCCGGGGATTTCATTGTGGCCGGACGGAACTTTGGCTGCGGGTCGTCCCGTGAGCAGGCGCCGCTGGCCATCAAGCACGCCGGCATCTCCGCGGTGGTGGCAAGGTCCTTCGCCCGAATCTTCTACCGGAACGCAATCAACACCGGTCTGCCGGTTATCGAGTGCGACACCCGGGCCATCGAACCGGGTGACGAACTGGAGGTGGACCTGGGAGCCGGAATTCTCAGAAACCGCACTCGGGACATCGAGATCAAGATCACGCCGCTGCCCCGGGTGATGTTGAAGATATTGAACGACGGCGGCCTGGCCGCGCATTTCCGGAAATACGGGGGTTTTAACCTGGAGTAG
- the nifV gene encoding homocitrate synthase, with product MEQQERKIFVVDTTLRDGEQTAGVVFANHEKVRIAKLLDELGVHQIEAGIPVMGGDEEKAIRKICGLGLKASIMGWNRPVIKDIEHSLACGVDAVAISISTSDIHIKHKLQASREWVLEQMVNATRFAKEQGVYISVNAEDASRSDPDFLVEFAKAAQEAGADRLRYCDTVGILEPFVTYNNIKYIRERVDLDIEMHTHDDFGMATANALAGVLAGANYVGVTVLGLGERAGNAALEEVVMALKYLHNIDLNFNTEMFREVAEYVSRASGRELPAWKAIVGSNMFRHESGIHADGALKFPGTYEAFTPEEVGLQRQIVIGKHSGTAAVRAKFAEYGIELTRHQAQELLPVIRALAVSLKRSLFDKELVYIFEDHFGKRSKHGSEHH from the coding sequence ATGGAACAGCAGGAGCGTAAAATCTTCGTTGTGGATACCACGCTGCGGGACGGGGAGCAAACGGCGGGCGTGGTGTTTGCCAACCACGAAAAGGTGCGGATCGCCAAGCTCCTGGACGAGTTAGGAGTACACCAGATCGAGGCCGGTATTCCGGTGATGGGTGGTGACGAGGAGAAGGCGATCCGGAAAATCTGCGGCCTGGGCCTGAAGGCCAGCATTATGGGTTGGAACCGGCCGGTGATCAAAGATATCGAGCACTCCCTGGCCTGCGGGGTGGACGCCGTGGCCATCTCCATCTCCACTTCGGACATCCATATCAAGCACAAACTGCAAGCCAGCCGGGAGTGGGTCCTGGAGCAGATGGTTAACGCGACCCGGTTTGCCAAGGAACAAGGGGTGTACATTTCGGTGAACGCCGAAGACGCGTCCCGGAGCGACCCCGACTTTCTGGTGGAGTTCGCGAAGGCCGCTCAGGAGGCCGGGGCCGACCGCCTGCGGTACTGCGACACGGTGGGTATCCTGGAACCCTTCGTCACTTATAACAACATCAAGTACATCCGGGAGCGGGTGGACCTGGATATTGAGATGCACACGCACGACGACTTCGGCATGGCCACCGCCAACGCCCTGGCAGGCGTGCTGGCCGGTGCCAACTACGTCGGGGTCACGGTATTAGGACTGGGAGAGCGTGCCGGAAACGCGGCTCTGGAGGAGGTCGTCATGGCCCTGAAATACCTCCATAACATCGACCTGAACTTCAACACCGAGATGTTCCGGGAGGTGGCCGAATACGTGTCCCGCGCGTCCGGGCGCGAACTGCCCGCCTGGAAGGCCATCGTCGGGTCGAACATGTTCCGCCATGAATCAGGCATCCACGCCGACGGCGCGTTGAAGTTCCCCGGGACCTACGAGGCCTTCACCCCGGAAGAGGTGGGCCTGCAGCGGCAGATCGTGATCGGCAAGCATTCCGGTACGGCCGCCGTGCGCGCCAAGTTCGCGGAGTACGGTATCGAGCTCACCCGGCACCAGGCGCAGGAATTGCTTCCGGTAATCAGGGCCCTGGCCGTGTCGCTCAAACGCTCACTATTTGACAAGGAACTGGTATACATTTTCGAAGATCATTTCGGAAAGAGGAGCAAGCATGGGTCTGAACATCATTGA